The Aspergillus chevalieri M1 DNA, chromosome 5, nearly complete sequence genome includes a region encoding these proteins:
- a CDS encoding type I iterative PKS (COG:Q;~EggNog:ENOG410QD7U;~InterPro:IPR016036,IPR016035,IPR016039,IPR010080, IPR042104,IPR014030,IPR014031,IPR013968,IPR013154, IPR001227,IPR032821,IPR014043,IPR020806,IPR020807, IPR020843,IPR020841,IPR011032,IPR009081,IPR029063, IPR036736,IPR036291,IPR013217,IPR013120;~PFAM:PF16197,PF00109,PF13489,PF14765,PF08240, PF02801,PF00698,PF13847,PF07993,PF13649,PF13602,PF01370, PF00107,PF00106,PF08242,PF08241,PF08659;~SMCOG1028:crotonyl-CoA reductase / alcohol dehydrogenase;~TransMembrane:1 (o2526-2546i);~antiSMASH:Cluster_5.2;~go_function: GO:0016491 - oxidoreductase activity [Evidence IEA];~go_function: GO:0016740 - transferase activity [Evidence IEA];~go_function: GO:0016746 - transferase activity, transferring acyl groups [Evidence IEA];~go_function: GO:0031177 - phosphopantetheine binding [Evidence IEA];~go_process: GO:0055114 - oxidation-reduction process [Evidence IEA]), with protein sequence MAEIIENALTCGVPLSGKSAEILENALHTPTTSSGTDDETRSPQDVDDIEGTHVPFPVAIVGMAMRLPGGVSCEKEFWDFLVNKRDGLCKVPDTRYNIDAFHDDSGSRAGAIRTQHGYFLEQDIAQFDTGFFGISKAEAAKLDPQQRLLLEIIWECMENGGQTGWRGRNIGCYVGVFGEDWLDLKTKDTQDNDRYRVVGAGDYAISNRISYEYDLGGPSITFRTGCSSSLVGLHEACQGLYSGECSSALVAGTNLIFTPTMTTSMSDNMVISKSGICRTFDAAADGYGRGEAVNAIFIKPLDKAVRDGDPVRAVIRSSAVNCDGKTPSITTPGSAAQERLIRRAYRKAGIDNVSQTAFFECHGTGTSVGDTSETSVVANIFGEEGIYIGAVKPNVGHSEGASGITSVIKSVLALENQTIPPNVHFQSPNPNIPFEKAKLQLPVEATAWPKDRSQRISINSFGIGGTNAHVILDSAPPDDTCRNVDDQPGPQLLVLSAKSKQSLDGQIGNLQKYLDTAKSSLDDIAYTLGLRREHMPHRAFALAEADGKVSSFEKTKFSKAPIVFVFTGQGAQWPGMGRELIEKVGIFRKDIQMMDRILQGVAGGPSWSIEDELSKCDEYSRVAEAEFAQPLCTAVQIALVNLLQHWGITPDAVVGHSSGEIAAAYASGAVSAGVAILVAYFRGQAMKTFPSERHGGMAAVGLGSEKARPFLKPGVVIACDNSPESVTLSGDSDTLSEVLDGIHAHDQEIFCRQLAVNVAYHSHHMVEAGKAYEKMIYPHCAHKLSMVPMYSTVSGTIVSDPSILNARYWRRNLQSPVLFNTAIQRIIGDDDQSKLFLEIGPHSTLSGPIRQSLTKADTGKHRYLPTIIRGKEPWRSLLVTAGNLYIHSAPINLPSLITQGKVLTELPPYTWQHDERLWDEPRLVRDWRLRRYPHHELLGSRTLESSELEPAWRNVFNIEDALWVMDHKIGTDIVFPAAGYVAIAGEAVRQVAGSTDYSLRNMFIRNALILEGSGPVEIVTSLQSVKLADNVDSPWFDFTISAYQNGKWKKHCVGQVRSGADQEHDVPLSQNYSRRIESDKWYRALKKRGLDYGSHFRGLEQITASSTTFQASAVLHGDKTPHSSYYALHPTLIDESLQLLSVAATQGISRRMTRMCIPTAIESLYINEGRGKMDLNVSCEATSGTMCGKSTLLSNNQVVLSMKRGVFFSVQDPESNDPNALLASNLYWTRHIDFVPFEEQLPRLPEPLIRAQTVARATSVYLVEAYRRTMYSTPASDHLKKYHAWIRDQYSMIKGKSADLVPEMKETDVSKLGLHSPYADALRQEMREMHSLVYPTHQLAERLCSAIHDILEGRINPLETLMQNDSLKRFFEGMASLSPCGGFLRLLGQSNPILRVLEIGAGVGGLTSIALKSLTLSNNSRLYSKYTLTDISGGFLADAQDKFREYDAIEYATLDITRDPEGQGYAPESYDLIIAGNVLHATPRISDTLQNVRKLLAPGGRLLMQELTGRIPISGFLMGVLPGWWLGEDDGRRDSPALSVERWHEELANTNFTGVDAVQYDNDEYYAITATLLSTAKARVITKERQIGLLYLSEISEWGRELESALSLTGYTVKWYTLHDTLPPGSDIISLIDLEGPFFNSLLPEEFRLFQSYLPKLAGIHLLWITRTLQTGCEDPRFSLVLGMARTIRNELGHKFATLEVDQFDTTAVDSVIKVFEKLKAQSNLPWLDSDYEYAYKDGNILLPRLEWSSFDHQLAAVPHLSKPRSLDIGFNGILDSLRWAVSTSSPSELKEDEVELDVRYVGLNFKDMMIAMGFLGDTSELGFEGSGIVRRVGSSVEHIRVGDRVAVINLGLLSTQKVVPAASCHPVPEKMSLEDAAAISCIYTTAIYCLITIGNIRKGQSVLIHSACGGVGLAAIQVCRMIGAEIYATVGTSEKVTYLTDIVKIPADHIFDSRSTSFLQGVLKKTNGRGVDLVLNSLSGELLHASWKCVAKFGKMVEIGKRDFMGHGKLDMDGFLDNRSFIGVDLSVLGNEDHEALRGLVEEFTEYFRQGKLTPIRPIIIFDAGDVVKAFRHMQTGQHIGKIVVRMPEDPNTLPISKIHDTTQLFRPDASYLLIGGLGGLGRAVSTWMVEKGARNFIFLSRSGAKSLEAQAFIDDLESHNMVGATVIAGDVSNVEDIQRALSAAKRPIAGVLQMSMVLKDQMLSKMTYEDWVAAITPKVQGTWNLHFELRHIPLDFFVLFSSVTGTMGFASQANYAAANTFLDSFVKYRHSQGLPASVIDLGFVGDIGYAAEQSPQTLNIVKTMDIQVIEEKDLLQALEISVFAQSPHPSSQLVVGLGTKGNVKELPWLQEGRFSRWRNSSVTNKATKANQSHELKSLLDEVEKNPRLLDEQSTHDKITIELGKVVAAHLAYADDLSKEELSNIAIDSLMSIEIRSWFRRNAGIDISLVEISNAGTVGGLTDVAMKMLRNKYFNEGELPSGISASTTAEPDEMAICLEDMKLGSDLRALPGTIPDWCSESEGRVFLTGATGFVGAFFLLGLLALPQVKSVACLVRTTDPVSGRLRIEKTFTRYGLPLGALDKITVVPGNIAHPNLGMSKEEFDHHAWSSSVVFHLGAYVNYTLPYSAHRDANIVGLLNMLEFVNTGRLKPLNYFSSIGACGASAHLTGTTIPEDERAALDPKYFEQHVGYTRSKLAAESIAWNAIANGFAITIYRPGVVMGHSSTGVDKPEDLFNRLMYNCIRLGAYPAPPHQRNHFVPVNYICAAILRISQFSENQGHAFNVVHPDQDQTITWMDTFKILSEYGSTPLRCVTAAEWLQMFTERGKHSMKGATPLLKERLAENEIWWGDSSGMAVYETTNLRRALADSPDILDIKPMPELLKTYYGRWEAGASDTDVAV encoded by the exons ATGGCTGAAATTATCGAGAATGCGCTCACTTGCGGAGTACCTCTGAGCGGAAAATCGGCTGAGATCCTCGAGAATGCCCTTCATACTCCCACGACGAGCAGCGGGACCGACGACGAAACCCGATCCCCTCAAGATGTCGACGACATCGAGGGTACCCATGTCCCTTTTCCAGTTGCGATTGTTGGCATGGCCATGAGATTGCCCGGAGGTGTCAGCTGTGAGAAGGAGTTTTGGGACTTTCTGGTTAACAAGCGCGATGGCTTGTGCAAGGTCCCTGATACCCGCTACAACATTGATGCTTTTCACGACGACTCGGGCTCGAGAGCCGGTGCAATCCGAACACAGCACGGGTACTTCCTTGAGCAGGATATTGCACAGTTTGACACGGGCTTTTTTGGCATTAGTAAGGCCGAGGCTGCGAAACTTGACCCGCAACAAAGACTCTTGCTGGAGATAATCTGGGAATGTATGGAGAATGGTGGACAGACAGGATGGCGGGGAAGGAACATTGGCTGCTATGTCGGGGTTTTTGGTGAGGACTGGCTGGACCTGAAGACAAAGGACACCCAAGACAACGACAGATACCGGGTGGTTGGAGCTGGTGACTATGCCATCTCTAATCGTATCTCCTACGAGTACGACCTTGGAGGCCCAAGCATCACCTTTCGAACGGGCTGCTCATCCTCCTTGGTAGGTCTTCATGAAGCATGTCAGGGCCTCTACTCTGGTGAATGTTCTTCTGCCTTGGTGGCTGGCACGAACCTTATCTTCACACCAACAATGACGACCTCAATGTCCGATAACATGGTCATTTCAAAGAGTGGAATTTGCAGGACTTTTGATGCCGCAGCAGATGGCTATGGAAGAGGAGAGGCAGTCAATGCCATATTCATCAAGCCCTTGGACAAAGCAGTCCGGGATGGTGATCCAGTTCGCGCCGTTATTCGCTCTAGTGCAGTGAATTGTGATGGGAAGACTCCTAGCATCACAACCCCTGGTTCCGCGGCGCAAGAAAGGTTGATTAGAAGAGCATATAGGAAAGCAGGAATTGACAATGTGTCACAGACCGCTTTTTTTGAGTGCCATGGCACCGGGACAAGTGTTGGAGATACATCAGAAACATCTGTTGTCGCCAATATCTTCGGGGAAGAAGGTATTTATATCGGAGCG GTCAAACCAAATGTTGGGCACTCTGAAGGCGCGTCTGGAATTACCAGTGTTATCAAGAGTGTTTTGGCGCTAGAGAATCAAACCATTCCACCCAACGTTCATTTCCAAAGTCCAAATCCCAACA TTCCATTTGAAAAGGCGAAGCTTCAGCTGCCCGTGGAAGCTACCGCCTGGCCAAAGGACCGAAGCCAGAGGATAAGCATCAATTCATTTGGCATTGGTGGGACGAATGCTCAT GTTATTCTTGATTCTGCCCCTCCCGATGATACATGCAGAAATGTGGATGACCAACCAGGCCCTCAACTTTTAGTTCTCTCTGCGAAATCAAAACAGTCATTAGATGGACAGATTGGGAATTTGCAGAAGTACCTGGACACGGCCAAGTCATCGCTGGACGATATTGCATACACATTGGGTTTGAGGCGAGAACACATGCCACACAGGGCATTTGCACTCGCAGAAGCGGATGGAAAAGTCTCGTCTTTTGAGAAGACCAAGTTCTCCAAGGCACCCATCGTTTTCGTGTTTACCGGACAAGGTGCCCAGTGGCCCGGGATGGGCAGAGAGTTGATCGAAAAAGTAGGAATATTCCGGAAAGATATTCAGATGATGGACCGCATCTTGCAAGGAGTTGCGGGCGGGCCTTCGTGGTCTATTGAAG ATGAGCTTTCGAAATGTGACGAATACAGCCGAGTTGCAGAGGCAGAATTCGCGCAACCGCTCTGCACAGCCGTCCAAATAGCTCTTGTGAATCTTCTGCAACACTGGGGCATTACACCTGATGCAGTAGTAGGACATTCCAGTGGTGAGATTGCAGCTGCCTATGCCTCAGGTGCAGTGTCCGCTGGGGTTGCAATTCTCGTCGCATACTTCCGTGGTCAAGCAATGAAGACTTTCCCCTCCGAGCGTCATGGTGGTATGGCGGCCGTTGGTCTCGGTTCGGAAAAAGCAAGGCCTTTCTTAAAGCCGGGCGTCGTCATCGCTTGCGACAATAGCCCAGAAAGTGTGACGCTTTCAGGTGATAGTGACACCCTCAGTGAAGTTCTGGATGGCATTCATGCCCATGACCAGGAGATATTTTGTCGACAGCTCGCCGTCAATGTTGCCTATCATTCACACCATATGGTCGAAGCTGGGAAAGCGTATGAAAAGATGATCTATCCGCATTGCGCGCACAAGCTATCTATGGTACCAATGTACTCTACGGTTTCGGGCACAATTGTATCAGATCCCTCGATTTTGAACGCCCGTTACTGGCGCAGGAACTTGCAGTCCCCTGTTCTTTTCAACACGGCAATCCAACGGATCATTGGAGATGACGACCAGTCAAAGCTATTCCTGGAGATTGGTCCCCATTCAACGCTATCCGGTCCTATTCGTCAGTCACTTACGAAGGCCGATACGGGAAAGCACCGCTATCTTCCGACCATTATTAGGGGCAAAGAGCCATGGAGAAGTCTTCTGGTGACAGCTGGGAATCTATACATCCACAGCGCACCTATAAACCTCCCTTCCCTCATTACGCAAGGTAAAGTCTTAACAGAACTTCCGCCATATACCTGGCAGCATGACGAGAGACTCTGGGATGAGCCCCGTCTTGTTCGTGACTGGAGACTTCGCCGATATCCTCACCACGAACTCCTAGGCTCTCGGACTCTGGAGTCAAGTGAATTAGAGCCGGCTTGGCGGAACGTCTTCAATATAGAAGATGCTCTCTGGGTGATGGACCACAAAATTGGCACTGATATTGTCTTTCCTGCTGCTGGTTATGTTGCTATTGCAGGTGAAGCTGTGCGTCAAGTGGCTGGATCTACGGACTACTCTCTAAGGAATATGTTCATTCGAAACGCACTGATTCTAGAGGGCTCAGGGCCCGTCGAGATTGTCACGAGTCTGCAATCAGTCAAACTTGCAGACAATGTTGACTCGCCATGGTTTGACTTCACCATTTCAGCCTATCAAAATGGCAAGTGGAAGAAACATTGCGTGGGTCAGGTTCGGTCAGGCGCTGATCAAGAACATGATGTTCCCTTGAGCCAGAACTATTCTCGACGGATTGAATCCGATAAATGGTATCGTGCACTCAAGAAACGCGGGCTGGACTATGGATCCCATTTCAGAGGGCTCGAACAGATTACAGCGAGTTCAACGACTTTCCAGGCTTCTGCGGTTTTGCATGGTGATAAAACGCCGCATAGCAGTTACTATGCTCTTCATCCAACCTTGATTGATGAATCATTGCAACTGCTCAGCGTAGCAGCAACACAGGGCATCTCGCGTCGAATGACAAGAATGTGTATACCGACTGCTATCGAGTCCCTATACATCAATGAAGGTCGTGGTAAAATGGACTTGAACGTTTCCTGTGAGGCCACCAGTGGAACCATGTGTGGTAAATCGACACTACTCTCGAACAATCAGGTTGTCCTCTCCATGAAAAGGGGTGTCTTTTTCAGTGTCCAGGATCCTGAGTCAAATGATCCGAATGCGCTGCTAGCGTCGAACCTTTACTGGACACGGCATATCGACTTTGTTCCTTTTGAAGAGCAGCTCCCGCGTCTTCCTGAACCTCTCATCCGAGCGCAGACCGTAGCAAGGGCAACGAGTGTATACTTGGTTGAAGCATATCGACGCACGATGTACTCGACCCCCGCTTCTGATCATCTCAAGAAATACCACGCTTGGATAAGAGATCAGTACAGTATGATCAAAGGAAAGTCGGCCGACTTAGTCCCTGAGATGAAGGAAACGGATGTCTCAAAACTTGGCCTTCACAGCCCTTACGCAGATGCATTGCGCCAGGAAATGCGCGAAATGCATTCTCTAGTCTACCCAACTCACCAACTTGCCGAGAGACTTTGCTCTGCCATTCACGATATATTAGAGGGACGAATAAACCCCCTCGAAACGCTCATGCAAAATGATTCATTGAAGCGTTTCTTCGAAGGTATGGCTTCTCTTTCGCCCTGTGGAGGCTTCCTCCGATTACTTGGCCAATCTAATCCGATCCTTCGCGTCCTGGAAATCGGTGCTGGAGTGGGTGGCTTGACATCAATTGCCCTAAAGTCTCTCACATTATCCAACAATAGCCGACTTTACTCTAAGTACACATTAACAGACATATCGGGAGGCTTTCTAGCAGATGCTCAAGACAAATTTCGCGAGTATGATGCCATTGAATATGCGACACTTGACATCACTCGTGATCCAGAAGGACAAGGCTATGCACCGGAAAGTTATGATTTGATCATAGCTGGCAATGTTCTTCATGCCACACCTCGAATTTCCGACACGTTACAGAACGTCCGCAAGCTTTTGGCCCCTGGGGGTCGTTTACTCATGCAAGAGTTGACTGGCCGTATTCCTATAAGCGGCTTTTTGATGGGCGTTCTGCCAGGCTGGTGGCTTGGAGAGGACGATGGTCGTCGTGACAGCCCGGCATTGTCTGTCGAGAGATGGCATGAGGAGTTGGCCAATACCAACTTCACTGGCGTGGACGCCGTGCAATACGACAATGATGAATACTATGCCATAACAGCTACACTCCTCTCTACGGCCAAGGCCCGCGTCATCACGAAAGAGAGGCAAATTGGATTGCTTTATCTGTCAGAAATCTCGGAATGGGGCCGTGAGCTGGAGTCAGCGCTTTCGCTCACGGGCTATACCGTGAAATGGTACACACTGCACGATACTCTCCCTCCTGGATCTGATATCATTTCTCTTATCGACCTCGAAGGCCCCTTCTTTAACAGTTTGCTACCCGAGGAATTCCGGTTGTTCCAAAGCTACTTGCCTAAATTAGCTGGCATCCACCTCCTTTGGATTACAAGAACGCTCCAAACCGGTTGTGAAGATCCTCGCTTCTCGTTGGTCTTGGGAATGGCTCGGACAATTCGGAATGAGCTGGGTCACAAATTCGCGACTTTGGAAGTTGATCAGTTCGACACAACAGCCGTTGATTCTGTGATCAAGGTATTTGAGAAGTTGAAGGCTCAGTCTAACTTACCTTGGCTGGATTCGGACTATGAATATGCTTACAAGGATGGAAATATCCTTCTGCCTCGGCTGGAATGGTCCTCTTTTGATCATCAGTTGGCTGCCGTACCACACTTGTCGAAACCACGATCATTGGATATCGGGTTCAACGGAATTCTGGATTCATTGCGGTGGGCCGTGTCTACATCTTCGCCGTCTGAGTTGAAAGAAGACGAAGTTGAGCTGGACGTAAGATATGTTGGTCTGAATTTTAAG GACATGATGATTGCAATGGGCTTCCTAGGAGATACGTCCGAACTAGGCTTCGAAGGCAGTGGAATTGTTCGCCGAGTAGGATCATCTGTCGAGCATATAAGGGTCGGTGACAGAGTTGCCGTTATCAATCTAGGACTCTTGAGCACCCAAAAAGTCGTCCCGGCAGCTTCTTGCCATCCCGTCCCCGAAAAGATGTCGCTTGAAGATGCTGCCGCGATATCTTGCATTTACACGACGGCGATATACTGTCTTATCACCATCGGGAACATACGAAAAGGCCAGTCCGTACTAATTCATTCTGCCTGTGGAGGTGTAGGACTGGCAGCAATCCAAGTTTGCAGGATGATAGGGGCAGAAATATATGCCACGGTTGGGACTAGTGAGAAGGTTACCTATCTCACTGACATAGTGAAAATcccagcagaccacataTTCGATTCCAGAAGCACGTCATTCTTGCAAGGCGTGCTGAAGAAAACCAATGGACGAGGTGTTGATTTAGTCTTGAATTCCCTTTCAGGTGAACTTCTTCATGCCTCCTGGAAATGTGTTGCAAAATTCGGTAAGATGGTCGAGATCGGAAAGCGAGACTTTATGGGTCACGGCAAACTTGACATGGATGGATTTCTGGACAACCGTTCTTTCATCGGCGTGGATCTTTCAGTCTTAGGGAATGAGGACCATGAAGCGTTGAGGGGCTTGGTTGAAGAGTTCACAGAATATTTCCGGCAAGGAAAGTTGACCCCCATCAGACCTATTATCATTTTTGATGCCGGGGATGTTGTCAAGGCTTTCCGCCACATGCAAACAGGCCAACACATAGGCAAGATTGTTGTTCGAATGCCGGAGGATCCAAATACTCTGCCAATATCCAAGATACATGACACCACCCAGCTCTTCAGACCGGACGCTTCGTATCTTTTGATCGGCGGACTTGGAGGACTTGGTCGAGCCGTTAGCACCTGGATGGTGGAAAAGGGTGCCCGCAATTTTATCTTCCTCTCTCGGTCAGGCGCCAAGTCGCTTGAAGCCCAAGCCTTTATTGACGATTTGGAGAGCCACAATATGGTGGGCGCGACGGTTATCGCGGGCGATGTCTCAAATGTTGAAGATATCCAGCGGGCTCTTTCGGCAGCCAAGCGCCCCATCGCAGGCGTACTCCAAATGTCTATGGTACTCAAG GatcaaatgctatccaaaatGACTTACGAGGACTGGGTGGCCGCTATAACACCGAAGGTTCAAGGGACATGGAACCTCCATTTCGAGCTTCGACACATACCACTTGACTTCTTTGTTCTTTTCAGCTCTGTCACTGGTACCATGGGATTTGCTAGCCAGGCCAACTATGCGGCAGCAAACACGTTCCTGGATTCATTTGTCAAATATCGTCACTCCCAAGGACTCCCAGCAAGCGTGATTGATCTCGGTTTCGTGGGAGATATTGGTTATGCAGCTGAGCAAAGCCCACAAACGTTGAATATCGTCAAAACCATGGACATACAGGTAATCGAAGAAAAGGATCTGCTGCAAGCATTGGAGATCTCGGTCTTTGCTCAATCCCCTCACCCTTCATCACAGCTCGTCGTGGGTCTCGGAACCAAGGGCAATGTTAAAGAACTACCGTGGCTGCAAGAAGGTCGCTTCAGTCGTTGGCGAAATTCTTCAGTAACGAACAAAGCAACGAAAGCCAATCAATCTCACGAACTAAAGTCTCTTCTGGATGAGGTCGAGAAGAATCCCAGGTTGCTGGATGAGCAGTCAACCCATGACAAAATCACCATCGAGCTAGGTAAAGTTGTCGCTGCTCATCTTGCCTATGCGGATGATTTGAGCAAAGAGGAACTCTCcaatattgcaattgactcgTTAATGAGCATAGAAATCCGCAGTTGGTTTCGCCGTAATGCGGGTATCGACATCTCCCTGGTCGAGATCTCGAATGCGGGTACTGTTGGAGGACTAACCGACGTGGCCATGAAGATGTTGCGCAACAAATACTTTAATGAAGGGGAACTTCCCAGCGGAATAAGCGCTTCGACAACAGCTGAACCGGATGAAATGGCGATTTGTCTGGAGGACATGAAGCTGGGCAGTGACTTGCGAGCTCTTCCTGGAACAATCCCTGACTGGTGCTCCGAATCTGAAGGAAGAGTCTTCCTGACAGGTGCGACTGGATTTGTGGGGGCCTTCTTTCTCTTGGGGCTTCTCGCTCTCCCACAAGTTAAGAGCGTTGCGTGCTTGGTTCGAACAACGGATCCTGTGTCGGGAAGACTGCGGATTGAGAAGACGTTCACCCGATACGGCTTGCCCCTTGGAGCTCTGGATAAGATCACTGTGGTTCCTGGCAATATTGCCCACCCGAATCTGGGAATGTCGAAGGAGGAATTTGATCATCACGCATGGTCATCTAGTGTTGTCTTTCACCTTGGAGCCTACGTCAACTACACCCTTCCTTACTCTGCTCATCGTGACGCCAATATTGTTGGACTCCTCAATATGCTGGAGTTTGTCAATACTGGGCGTCTTAAGCCCTTGAATTATTTCTCCAGTATCGGGGCGTGCGGCGCCTCGGCTCATCTCACTGGTACGACTATCCCTGAGGACGAAAGGGCCGCGCTGGATCCCAAGTACTTTGAGCAGCACGTTGGGTATACAAGAAGCAAGCTTGCTGCGGAGAGCATTGCTTGGAACGCTATTGCCAACGGATTTGCCATAACCATCTATCGCCCAGGAGTCGTGATGGGCCACAGCAGCACAGGAGTAGACAAGCCCGAAGACTTGTTCAATCGACTCATGTACAACTGCATCCGACTCGGAGCATATCCAGCTCCACCTCATCAGCGTAACCACTTTGTCCCAGTTAACTATATATGCGCAGCTATCCTGCGCATATCGCAATTCTCAGAGAACCAAGGCCATGCCTTCAATGTCGTCCATCCTGATCAAGATCAAACTATTACCTGGATGGATACGTTCAAAATCCTAAGCGAGTACGGTTCTACTCCACTGCGATGTGTCACTGCAGCCGAATGGCTGCAGATGTTCACGGAACGAGGGAAACACAGCATGAAAGGAGCGACGCCTCTCCTCAAAGAACGACTAGCGGAGAACGAGATCTGGTGGGGTGACAGCAGTGGAATGGCCGTGTATGAAACCACAAACCTCCGCCGAGCGTTGGCGGACTCTCCAGATATTCTGGATATCAAGCCTATGCCAGAACTGCTCAAGACCTATTATGGCCGTTGGGAGGCTGGGGCTTCGGACACAGACGTCGCTGTTTGA
- a CDS encoding uncharacterized protein (COG:S;~EggNog:ENOG410PUZ8;~InterPro:IPR023213,IPR003480;~antiSMASH:Cluster_5.2;~go_function: GO:0016747 - transferase activity, transferring acyl groups other than amino-acyl groups [Evidence IEA]): MELQTVIPLHSKDDTWMNRGIALEFTLHFDDVLDPEHLRRSLERLMEIGEWKKLGARLRLNSTGGLEYHIPKQYDAKRPGFTFSTVKRDGCLNDEPCASTLPRGTEFPTVFPFSASDIDGLLYKSDSPRKLEDWIYTDRPQLDIHVVTFPDATLVKLAWLHTLMDASGRASLLKAWTAVLRGREDEVPPFHGFFEDPLADLDARPPLEWFVRSRWMVKILQWLGPLLLIIRIIWEMVGYPKYEHRMVCIPGSVVSEMREAAMEELAVGGDEGKPPFVSESDVLVAWWAQCIVRCIQPPVDKPITLLNNFNIRSTFPERFPQGTAYIGNAWLTAHAVLSSGLMLERPISYLASKLRHSLLNQRSKQQVQAYMAVQEEGMNKARGEIASWIGLSDMLIHCSNWHQARFFNVDFSSAVVSSGCANETKSHSLGKPSLIIPRTFYRWPMLLNLGSVIGKDADGNWWLVWHLKKGVWREIERQLASMRR, encoded by the exons ATGGAGTTGCAAACGGTAATCCCTCTGCACTCAAAGGATGATACTTGGATGAACCGAGGCATTGCTCTCGAGTTCACCCTCCACTTTGATGATGTGTTGGATCCGGAGCATCTCCGCCGGTCTCTAGAGAGATTGATGGAAATCGGAGAGTGGAAGAAACTCGGCGCTCGCTTGCGTCTCAAT AGCACTGGCGGACTTGAATACCATATCCCCAAGCAGTACGATGCGAAACGCCCCGGTTTCACGTTTTCTACCGTCAAGCGGGATGGGTGCCTTAACGATGAGCCGTGTGCTTCAACATTGCCCCGGGGGACTGAATTCCCGACTGTGTTTCCATTCTCGGCCTCTGATATCGATGGCTTACTATACAAGTCTGATTCGCCGAGGAAACTTGAAGACTGGATATACACCGATCGCCCGCAGCTTGATATTCATGTTGTTACCTTCCCAGACGCCACATTAGTGAAGCTGGCATGGCTTCATACCTTGATGGATGCTTCAGGGCGGGCCAGCTTGCTCAAGGCGTGGACGGCTGTTCTTCGCGGTCGCGAGGATGAAGTGCCTCCATTCCACGGGTTCTTTGAAGACCCCTTAGCAGATTTAGATGCGCGGCCACCGCTTGAATGGTTCGTTCGGTCGCGTTGGATGGTGAAGATTCTGCAATGGCTTGGACCGCTGCTGCTCATTATCCGGATCATCTGGGAGATGGTTGGCTACCCAAAGTATGAACATCGAATGGTTTGTATACCCGGCTCGGTTGTCTCAGAGATGCGAGAGGCCGCAATGGAGGAATTGGCTGTGGGCGGCGACGAAGGCAAGCCACCTTTTGTGAGTGAAAGCGATGTCCTCGTTGCATGGTGGGCCCAGTGTATAGTTCGGTGCATCCAACCACCTGTGGACAAGCCCATCACTTTGCTGAACAACTTCAATATCCGGTCCACATTTCCAGAGCGGTTTCCGCAGGGTACTGCGTATATTGGAAACGCATGGCTGACTGCACATGCCGTTCTATCTTCCGGCCTTATGCTTGAGCGACCTATCAGTTACCTGGCTTCCAAGCTCCGCCATTCTCTTCTGAACCAGCGCTCTAAACAGCAGGTTCAAGCCTATATGGCTGTTCAGGAAGAGGGCATGAACAAGGCTAGGGGTGAAATTGCGTCGTGGATCGGTCTTTCAGATATGCTGATCCACTGCTCGAACTGGCACCAGGCTAGATTTTTCAACGTCGATTTCTCCTCTGCAGTGGTTAGCTCAGGTTGCGCTAATGAAACGAAGAGCCACTCGCTGGGGAAACCCTCGCTCATCATACCGAGAACCTTTTATCGATGGCCAATGTTATTGAATCTTGGATCGGTTATTGGAAAGGATGCGGATGGGAACTGGTGGTTGGTGTGGCACTTGAAGAAGGGCGTGTGGAGGGAAATTGAGAGGCAACTTGCAAGTATGAGAAGGTAG